A genomic stretch from Candidatus Eisenbacteria bacterium includes:
- a CDS encoding universal stress protein, whose protein sequence is MIRNILVALDGSQHADGALEYALWLAGRLQARLIGLHVVDIVSIEGSFLHDVSGSLGFEPYLDFSSKMRDALHERGRALLDVFRARCTERGIPCDTVLPLGVVANEICDQARTADLVVVGHRGVNEQFSTGLLGGTTESVARKAPKPVLVCPAAFQQVTRPLLAYDGSQRAAAAMHTAAEVVSALALPLTVIHVGRDGGDDDKVLDEARRYLAAYDLQVTYKALSGPPHQRIVDVLRDGGYDLLFIGAYGHSRIIEMVLGSTTEYVLRNSPAPVFLTR, encoded by the coding sequence ATGATCCGCAACATCCTGGTTGCGCTGGACGGCTCGCAGCACGCCGACGGCGCGCTCGAGTACGCGCTCTGGCTCGCCGGCCGGCTGCAGGCCCGTCTCATTGGTCTCCACGTCGTCGACATCGTCTCGATCGAGGGCTCGTTCCTGCACGACGTGTCGGGCTCGCTCGGCTTCGAGCCCTACCTCGACTTCTCGTCGAAGATGCGCGACGCGCTGCACGAGCGCGGGCGTGCGCTGCTCGACGTGTTTCGCGCCCGCTGCACCGAGCGCGGCATCCCCTGCGACACCGTCCTGCCGCTCGGCGTGGTCGCGAACGAGATCTGCGATCAGGCGCGCACGGCCGACCTGGTGGTGGTCGGACACCGCGGCGTGAACGAGCAGTTCTCGACCGGGTTGCTCGGCGGTACGACCGAGTCGGTCGCGCGCAAGGCGCCGAAGCCGGTGCTCGTGTGCCCAGCCGCCTTCCAGCAGGTGACGCGCCCCCTGCTCGCCTACGACGGCTCGCAACGCGCGGCCGCCGCCATGCACACCGCCGCCGAGGTGGTGAGCGCGCTCGCGCTCCCGCTCACGGTGATCCACGTCGGGCGCGACGGCGGCGACGACGACAAGGTCCTCGACGAGGCGCGGCGCTATCTCGCAGCGTACGATCTGCAGGTCACCTACAAGGCCCTCTCCGGACCGCCGCACCAGCGCATCGTCGACGTGCTGCGCGACGGCGGCTACGACCTCCTCTTCATCGGCGCCTACGGGCACTCGCGCATCATCGAGATGGTCCTCGGCAGCACGACCGAGTACGTGCTGCGCAACAGCCCGGCCCCGGTCTTCCTCACGCGCTAG
- a CDS encoding serine protease — MRRLVRCVLVLVAATAYANPPPVPRPVRDALGAATVEVLPARCTGAVVESPWLIATAKHCVEDGKSLRVRVAGVERHAVVVAEDDVADQVVLVLDEPAAVTPLGIVRRIPITGTVLYFHGNPVRPRWQAARLDRVGECPSLPHLPNALFTSIDGTPGDSGAPLVDLLGRVVGLVHGGARCRIATPGDRLIRLVDRVLERQHARTPLIAPTRSGSRVS, encoded by the coding sequence GTGCGACGGCTCGTGCGCTGCGTCCTCGTCCTCGTCGCGGCCACGGCCTACGCGAACCCGCCGCCCGTGCCGCGCCCGGTCCGCGACGCGCTCGGCGCAGCGACGGTCGAGGTGCTGCCGGCGCGCTGCACCGGCGCCGTCGTCGAGAGCCCGTGGCTGATCGCGACCGCGAAGCACTGCGTCGAGGACGGCAAGTCGTTGCGGGTGCGCGTGGCCGGCGTGGAGCGACACGCAGTCGTCGTCGCCGAGGACGACGTCGCCGACCAGGTCGTGCTCGTGCTCGACGAGCCGGCAGCCGTGACGCCCCTCGGCATCGTGCGCCGGATTCCGATCACGGGCACAGTGCTCTACTTCCACGGCAATCCTGTGCGACCGCGCTGGCAGGCGGCGCGCCTCGATCGGGTCGGCGAGTGCCCGTCGCTACCCCACCTCCCGAACGCGCTCTTCACCAGCATCGACGGGACGCCGGGCGATTCCGGCGCGCCGCTCGTCGACCTGCTCGGACGGGTCGTCGGGCTCGTTCATGGCGGTGCGCGCTGCCGCATCGCGACGCCGGGGGATCGCCTCATCCGCCTCGTCGATCGCGTTCTCGAGCGCCAGCACGCGCGAACGCCATTGATCGCTCCCACGAGGAGTGGTAGCCGGGTCTCATGA
- a CDS encoding ABC transporter permease → MFELAWQTVRRQPGRFVAAMGAVASAVMLVFVAGGLYLGLLEAMIRYPRSLPGEIVVAESGGSATMLHSSSHLSKDAAEALRKLPGVERAYELYGRLAWLERNGRQALVYLVGVGRRAEFGMPVRMVAGKARPEFDEIVIDEVLAHDLRVTIGDVLKVGVANLKIVGISSGGNAVLGTYAFVQRGTLVLGGIQEPSYVFVHVGTELGVDEVINRINQEDGMHAMTREAFRSANQALTRQIVLPLIAIVVGIACAVGGMVVALTLYNVTMERREEYGLMKALGLPDRAVLGAAFAQGGIATGVGVGAGLLIGWLLSAAVGMLEPRFVTTMPSWLTLGVAGGAVVVGAIASSIPARVVARIDPALVFRV, encoded by the coding sequence GTGTTCGAGCTCGCCTGGCAGACCGTGCGCCGGCAGCCGGGGCGCTTCGTCGCCGCAATGGGGGCGGTCGCGTCGGCGGTCATGCTGGTCTTCGTCGCGGGCGGTCTCTATCTCGGGCTGCTCGAGGCGATGATCCGCTACCCGCGCTCGCTGCCGGGCGAGATCGTGGTGGCGGAGTCGGGCGGCTCGGCGACGATGCTGCACTCGTCGTCGCACCTCTCGAAGGATGCCGCCGAGGCGCTGCGGAAGCTCCCCGGCGTCGAGCGGGCATACGAGCTGTACGGCCGGCTCGCGTGGCTCGAGCGCAACGGCCGCCAGGCGCTCGTCTATCTCGTCGGCGTCGGGCGGCGGGCCGAGTTCGGCATGCCCGTGCGCATGGTGGCGGGCAAGGCGCGGCCCGAGTTCGACGAGATCGTCATCGACGAGGTGCTGGCGCACGACCTCCGCGTGACGATCGGCGACGTGCTCAAGGTCGGTGTCGCGAACCTGAAGATCGTCGGCATCTCGTCGGGCGGCAACGCCGTCCTCGGGACGTACGCGTTCGTGCAGCGTGGGACGCTGGTCCTCGGCGGCATCCAGGAGCCGAGCTACGTCTTCGTGCACGTCGGGACGGAGCTGGGCGTCGACGAGGTGATCAACCGGATCAACCAGGAAGACGGGATGCACGCGATGACGCGGGAGGCGTTCCGGTCCGCAAATCAGGCGTTGACGCGCCAGATCGTCCTGCCGCTCATCGCCATCGTGGTCGGCATCGCGTGCGCGGTCGGCGGCATGGTCGTGGCCCTGACGCTCTACAACGTCACGATGGAGCGGCGCGAAGAGTACGGCCTCATGAAGGCGCTCGGCCTGCCGGACCGTGCGGTGCTGGGGGCCGCGTTCGCGCAGGGCGGCATCGCGACCGGCGTCGGAGTCGGTGCGGGCCTGCTGATCGGCTGGCTCCTCTCGGCCGCCGTCGGCATGCTCGAGCCGCGCTTCGTGACCACCATGCCGAGCTGGCTCACGCTCGGCGTCGCGGGCGGAGCGGTCGTGGTGGGAGCGATCGCCTCCAGCATTCCCGCGCGCGTGGTGGCGCGCATCGATCCGGCGCTGGTGTTCCGTGTCTGA
- a CDS encoding MAPEG family protein, translated as MYLAAVCAGILGLLVFGLGIAVSMTRGATNTVIGFNPDPADRLYKMIRAHGNATEFNPMLAILILFVGSRQPAAWLGWVFVIAALSRVLHAAGMIMSPTLAKPQPLRATGAVGTYVCGLILAVETILLAS; from the coding sequence ATGTACCTGGCAGCGGTGTGTGCGGGAATACTGGGTCTGCTCGTGTTCGGTCTCGGGATCGCCGTATCGATGACGCGCGGCGCGACCAACACCGTGATCGGGTTCAATCCCGATCCGGCGGATCGCCTCTACAAGATGATCCGCGCGCACGGGAACGCGACCGAGTTCAATCCGATGCTCGCGATCCTGATCCTCTTCGTGGGCTCGCGGCAGCCTGCCGCGTGGCTCGGATGGGTCTTCGTCATCGCGGCCCTCTCACGGGTGCTGCACGCGGCGGGCATGATCATGTCGCCTACCCTCGCCAAGCCGCAGCCCCTGCGGGCGACGGGCGCGGTCGGCACCTACGTCTGCGGACTCATCCTGGCCGTCGAGACGATCCTCCTCGCAAGCTAG
- the pyrF gene encoding orotidine-5'-phosphate decarboxylase, whose translation MARSPSGSWSSSAPADARLRDRLIVGLDVDSTRAAARLIRRLGEVVRYYKVGKQLFVHGGPDVVRMVQAAGADVFLDLKFHDIPNTVAAAGVEAARLGVRLFNVHASGGLAMMEATAAAVARVCRAEGLPRPQIIAVTVLTSLADRDLRQVGIASRVEAQVVRLARLAQRAGLDGVVASPREIAAVRRACGPKFLIVTPGVRPAGADVNDQKRVMTPGDAIAAGADHIVVSRPVLEASDPAQAANDIVTDMAGGAIRRRRRT comes from the coding sequence TTGGCGAGATCGCCAAGCGGGTCGTGGAGCTCGTCGGCGCCCGCTGACGCGCGCCTCCGCGACCGCCTGATCGTCGGTCTCGACGTCGATTCGACCCGTGCGGCCGCACGGCTGATTCGCCGCTTGGGTGAGGTGGTCCGCTACTACAAGGTCGGCAAGCAGCTCTTCGTCCACGGCGGTCCGGACGTCGTGCGCATGGTGCAGGCGGCGGGCGCGGACGTCTTCCTGGACCTCAAGTTCCACGACATCCCGAACACCGTCGCGGCCGCCGGCGTGGAAGCGGCCCGGCTCGGCGTCCGCCTGTTCAACGTGCACGCGAGCGGCGGCCTCGCGATGATGGAAGCGACCGCGGCCGCGGTGGCGCGCGTGTGTCGCGCCGAAGGGCTGCCGCGACCGCAGATCATCGCCGTCACGGTGCTGACGAGCCTCGCCGACCGCGACCTCCGCCAGGTCGGGATCGCGAGCCGGGTCGAGGCGCAGGTCGTGCGCCTGGCGCGGCTCGCGCAGCGCGCGGGCCTCGACGGCGTGGTCGCGTCACCGCGCGAGATCGCCGCGGTCCGTCGCGCGTGCGGGCCGAAATTCCTGATCGTCACGCCGGGCGTCCGCCCGGCAGGTGCGGACGTCAACGATCAGAAGCGGGTGATGACGCCGGGCGACGCGATCGCCGCCGGCGCGGACCACATCGTCGTGTCGCGGCCGGTGCTGGAGGCGTCCGATCCGGCGCAGGCGGCGAACGACATCGTCACGGACATGGCGGGCGGCGCGATCCGGCGCCGCCGCCGGACGTGA
- a CDS encoding isoaspartyl peptidase/L-asparaginase, translating into MPTIVVHGGAGEDPPGERAARAGGVERAADVGAAVLTRGGTALEAVVEAVAVLEDDPLFNAGLGSVLTQEGTIEMDASVMEGAALGAGAVATVRDVANPVRAALAVLREGREVLMVGEPVHAIAERHGLRIVAPDALVTPEALARWRRRRATAGNTVGAVAVDTHGHVAAATSTGGVAGKRRGRVGDSAVIGAGTYADDATGAVSATGPGEAIIRLGLARVALACVAAGIAPADATTRALALLRERTGAEAGLIVVARDGTPGVAFTTAGMPAAVRRS; encoded by the coding sequence ATGCCGACGATCGTCGTCCACGGAGGCGCGGGCGAGGATCCGCCCGGCGAGCGCGCGGCGCGCGCCGGCGGCGTCGAGCGTGCCGCCGACGTCGGGGCGGCGGTCCTCACGCGGGGCGGCACGGCGCTCGAGGCGGTCGTCGAGGCGGTCGCCGTGCTCGAGGACGACCCGCTCTTCAACGCAGGCCTCGGCTCGGTGCTGACGCAGGAGGGCACGATCGAGATGGACGCCTCGGTGATGGAGGGCGCAGCGCTCGGTGCCGGGGCCGTCGCGACGGTGCGCGACGTCGCGAATCCGGTCCGCGCCGCCCTGGCGGTTCTGCGCGAGGGACGGGAGGTGCTCATGGTCGGCGAGCCGGTCCACGCCATCGCGGAACGGCACGGCCTCCGCATCGTGGCGCCGGACGCCCTCGTGACGCCGGAGGCCCTAGCGCGGTGGCGACGTCGCCGGGCGACCGCCGGGAACACGGTGGGCGCGGTCGCGGTCGACACCCACGGTCACGTCGCCGCGGCGACGTCGACGGGCGGGGTCGCCGGCAAGCGCCGGGGCCGCGTCGGCGACAGCGCCGTCATCGGTGCGGGCACCTACGCCGACGACGCCACGGGGGCCGTGTCGGCGACCGGCCCCGGCGAGGCGATCATCCGGCTGGGCCTCGCGCGCGTCGCGCTCGCCTGCGTCGCGGCGGGCATTGCGCCGGCCGACGCCACGACCCGCGCGCTCGCCCTGCTCCGCGAGCGGACCGGCGCCGAGGCGGGTCTCATCGTGGTCGCGCGCGACGGAACGCCCGGCGTCGCCTTCACCACCGCCGGAATGCCGGCCGCCGTGCGGCGATCGTGA
- a CDS encoding carboxymuconolactone decarboxylase family protein codes for MVFHGVDVGRQFKRMRELAPEVYRSWLDFDRKAFEAGALDVKTKELIALGIAHITQCPWCIDAHVKKSEKAGASEKELAEVIFVAMAMASGAAWSHGGLMLQCQDEAHKPAAG; via the coding sequence ATGGTGTTCCACGGCGTCGACGTCGGGCGGCAGTTCAAGCGCATGCGCGAGCTCGCCCCCGAGGTGTACCGGTCCTGGCTCGATTTCGACCGCAAGGCGTTCGAAGCCGGCGCGCTCGACGTGAAGACGAAGGAGCTGATCGCGCTCGGCATCGCGCACATCACGCAGTGCCCCTGGTGCATCGACGCGCACGTGAAGAAGTCCGAGAAGGCGGGCGCGTCGGAGAAGGAGCTCGCGGAGGTCATCTTCGTCGCGATGGCGATGGCGTCGGGCGCGGCCTGGAGCCACGGCGGGCTGATGCTCCAGTGCCAGGACGAGGCGCACAAGCCGGCCGCCGGCTGA
- a CDS encoding proline--tRNA ligase translates to MRRLSSYLAPTLREDPADAEVVSHKLLVRAGMIRQVARGIYDLLPLGVRAVHRVERIVREEMDRAGAQEILMPTVIPAELWQESGRWDKYGRELLRLKDRYDRDFCFGPTHEEVVTDLVRREIRSYRDLPKNLYQIQVKFRDEVRPRFGLMRGREFLMKDAYSFHVDRADAEREYRVMYDTYTRIFERCGLTFRAVEADTGAIGGDMSHEFQVLAASGEDAIVACDACGYAANVEKAEVRAVPPPTASGGALERVATPGKRTVEEVSAFLGVPAERFIKTLVYQTAAGDVVVVLVRGDHQASETKVKAALGGQAVTLADEATVTRTTGAPVGFAGPVGLSARIVADASLRGARGMVSGANQADHHTTGIDQERDLSGVTFADLRQAVAGDICPRCGRGTFGAHRGIEVGQVFYNGTVYTEPMKAMYLGADGVERPIVTGCYGIGITRTVAAAIEQHHDDAGIVWPAPLAPFGAHVIPVNVADATLRETAERIATELEAAGVDTLLDDREERPGPKFKDADLIGIPARVTIGPRALQKGCVELKPRAAKEAQEVPVGEIAKRVVELVGAR, encoded by the coding sequence GTGAGACGACTCTCCTCCTATCTGGCGCCGACGCTCCGCGAGGATCCAGCCGATGCGGAGGTCGTGAGCCACAAGCTCCTCGTGCGTGCCGGCATGATCCGCCAGGTCGCACGCGGCATCTACGACCTGCTGCCGCTCGGCGTGCGCGCCGTACATCGCGTCGAGCGGATCGTCCGCGAGGAGATGGATCGGGCGGGCGCGCAGGAGATCCTGATGCCGACCGTCATCCCGGCCGAGCTCTGGCAGGAAAGCGGGCGCTGGGACAAGTACGGGCGCGAGCTCCTGCGCCTGAAGGATCGCTACGATCGCGACTTCTGCTTCGGGCCGACGCACGAGGAGGTGGTGACCGACCTCGTCCGGCGCGAGATCCGCTCCTACCGCGATCTGCCGAAGAACCTCTACCAGATCCAGGTGAAGTTCCGCGACGAGGTGCGCCCGCGCTTCGGCCTGATGCGCGGGCGCGAGTTCCTCATGAAGGACGCGTACTCTTTCCACGTCGACCGGGCCGACGCCGAACGCGAGTATCGCGTGATGTACGACACGTACACGCGCATCTTCGAGCGCTGCGGGCTCACGTTCCGCGCCGTCGAGGCGGACACCGGTGCGATCGGCGGCGACATGTCGCATGAGTTCCAGGTGCTCGCGGCCTCGGGCGAGGACGCGATCGTCGCCTGCGACGCCTGCGGCTACGCGGCGAACGTCGAGAAGGCCGAGGTGCGCGCGGTGCCGCCACCCACCGCGAGCGGCGGCGCCCTCGAGCGCGTGGCGACGCCGGGCAAGCGGACCGTCGAAGAGGTGAGCGCGTTCCTCGGCGTGCCGGCCGAGCGCTTCATCAAGACGCTCGTCTACCAGACGGCCGCGGGGGACGTCGTCGTCGTGCTCGTGCGCGGCGATCACCAGGCGTCGGAGACCAAGGTGAAGGCCGCGCTCGGCGGCCAGGCGGTGACACTCGCAGACGAGGCAACCGTCACGCGCACCACCGGCGCGCCGGTCGGGTTCGCGGGGCCGGTCGGGCTCTCGGCGCGCATCGTCGCCGACGCCTCGCTGCGCGGCGCGCGCGGCATGGTGAGCGGCGCGAACCAGGCCGACCATCACACGACCGGCATCGACCAGGAGCGCGATCTCTCCGGCGTCACCTTCGCCGATCTGCGGCAGGCCGTCGCCGGCGACATCTGCCCGCGCTGCGGGCGCGGGACGTTCGGCGCCCACCGCGGCATCGAGGTCGGCCAGGTGTTCTACAACGGCACCGTCTACACCGAGCCGATGAAGGCGATGTACCTCGGCGCGGACGGCGTCGAGCGGCCGATCGTGACGGGCTGCTACGGCATCGGGATCACGCGCACCGTCGCCGCGGCGATCGAGCAGCACCACGACGACGCGGGCATCGTCTGGCCCGCGCCGCTGGCCCCGTTCGGCGCGCACGTGATCCCGGTGAACGTCGCCGACGCCACGCTGCGCGAGACCGCCGAGCGCATCGCGACCGAGCTCGAGGCCGCGGGCGTCGACACGCTGCTCGACGACCGCGAGGAGCGGCCGGGTCCCAAGTTCAAGGACGCCGACTTGATTGGGATTCCCGCACGCGTCACGATCGGGCCGCGTGCGCTGCAGAAGGGATGTGTGGAGCTGAAGCCTCGCGCGGCGAAGGAGGCGCAGGAGGTGCCGGTTGGCGAGATCGCCAAGCGGGTCGTGGAGCTCGTCGGCGCCCGCTGA
- a CDS encoding ABC transporter ATP-binding protein: protein MSELLRAVRLAKTWDAGGPAPIRAVVDASLNIESGETIVVTGPSGSGKTTLLSMLGALLRPDRGEMWLDGVDIASAPESVRQATRLKKIGFVFQRGLLLEHFSARQNVALVLYAAGTPKAEALKTSEELLERLGLGGRGDHYPAALSPGERQRVAVARAVALQPRVVFADEPTAHLDSASGAQVVRELWALATGAGAGLVVVTHDPRVTEIADRVLRLEDGYLFSA from the coding sequence GTGTCTGAGCTGCTGCGCGCGGTGCGTCTCGCCAAGACCTGGGACGCCGGCGGCCCGGCGCCGATTCGCGCCGTCGTCGACGCGTCGCTCAACATCGAGAGCGGCGAAACGATCGTCGTCACGGGTCCGTCGGGATCCGGGAAGACGACGCTCCTCTCGATGCTGGGCGCCCTCTTGCGGCCCGATCGCGGCGAGATGTGGCTCGACGGCGTCGACATCGCCTCGGCGCCGGAGTCGGTCCGGCAGGCGACACGCTTGAAGAAGATCGGCTTCGTCTTCCAGCGCGGGCTCCTCCTCGAACACTTCAGTGCGCGCCAGAACGTGGCGCTCGTCCTCTATGCCGCAGGCACCCCGAAGGCCGAGGCGCTCAAGACTTCCGAAGAGCTGCTCGAACGGCTCGGCTTGGGCGGGCGCGGCGACCACTATCCCGCCGCGCTCTCGCCCGGCGAGCGGCAGCGGGTCGCCGTCGCTCGCGCAGTCGCGCTCCAGCCCCGGGTCGTGTTCGCCGACGAGCCGACCGCGCACCTCGACTCCGCGAGCGGCGCGCAGGTCGTCCGCGAGCTGTGGGCGCTGGCGACGGGGGCCGGCGCCGGGCTCGTCGTGGTGACGCACGACCCGCGCGTCACGGAGATCGCCGACCGCGTGCTCCGTCTCGAGGACGGCTACCTGTTCTCGGCCTGA
- a CDS encoding carbon-nitrogen hydrolase family protein yields the protein MERFVAAVVQMSSGGDRAANVRRAGALVRAAAERGARLVVLPEVFAWRGTDVNDPSAAETVPGPTTATMSALARDLGIFLCMGSILEAVTGQARRYNTSCVADPSGALVATYRKMHLFDVELPGRVAVRESATRLAGDAPVVVPTALATLGCSICYDLRFPELYRRLARDGAEVLLVPSAFTRPTGAAHWDVLCRARAIENQCYLLAANQTGRSPHGHDDHGNSMIVDPWGTVVARADDGEGIATAELDGAHLARVRQELPALAHRRLPPA from the coding sequence ATGGAGCGTTTCGTCGCCGCCGTCGTGCAGATGTCGTCGGGCGGCGACCGCGCGGCGAACGTTCGGCGCGCCGGCGCGCTCGTCCGAGCCGCCGCGGAGCGCGGTGCACGTCTCGTCGTTCTTCCCGAGGTGTTCGCCTGGCGCGGGACGGACGTGAACGACCCGAGCGCGGCCGAGACGGTGCCCGGACCCACCACCGCGACGATGTCGGCGCTCGCGCGGGACCTCGGAATCTTCCTCTGCATGGGCTCGATCCTCGAAGCGGTCACGGGCCAAGCGCGCCGCTACAACACGAGCTGCGTCGCCGATCCCTCGGGCGCGCTCGTCGCGACCTACCGTAAGATGCACCTCTTCGACGTCGAGCTGCCGGGGCGCGTGGCGGTGCGCGAGTCGGCAACGCGTCTTGCGGGCGACGCGCCCGTCGTGGTGCCCACGGCGCTCGCGACCCTCGGCTGCTCGATCTGCTACGACTTGCGTTTTCCAGAGCTGTATCGCCGGCTTGCGAGGGACGGCGCCGAGGTCCTGCTGGTCCCGTCGGCGTTCACCAGGCCGACCGGCGCGGCGCACTGGGACGTGCTCTGCAGGGCGCGCGCGATCGAGAACCAGTGCTACCTGCTGGCGGCGAACCAGACGGGTCGGAGCCCCCACGGGCACGACGACCACGGCAACTCGATGATCGTCGACCCCTGGGGTACCGTCGTCGCCCGCGCCGACGACGGCGAGGGCATCGCCACCGCGGAGCTCGACGGGGCCCACCTGGCGCGCGTGCGGCAGGAGCTCCCGGCGCTCGCGCACCGCCGGCTCCCGCCGGCCTAG
- a CDS encoding polyhydroxyalkanoate synthesis regulator DNA-binding domain-containing protein, which produces MPRLVKRYSNRKLYDTSESRYVTLDEISRWVKAGEEVKIVENESGEDLTAVTFAQIILEEERKKNGFLSLPLLRNLIQHGEAALQGIAATVDRGMEAIRTAPERARSRVQELTNVSDRLGELQHRVDDVVRRSVEAVTSHPTFRQEMRRIERTIQALEARVGRLRSNGSVPPSDDAVPPPPPDAGDHAR; this is translated from the coding sequence ATGCCACGTCTCGTGAAGCGGTACAGCAACCGCAAGCTGTACGACACGAGCGAGAGCCGTTACGTCACTCTCGACGAGATCTCCCGCTGGGTGAAGGCTGGCGAGGAGGTGAAGATCGTCGAGAACGAGTCCGGCGAGGATCTGACGGCGGTCACGTTCGCGCAGATCATCCTCGAAGAGGAGCGCAAGAAGAACGGCTTCCTGTCGTTGCCGCTCCTGCGCAACCTGATCCAGCACGGCGAGGCGGCGCTCCAGGGGATCGCCGCGACCGTCGACCGCGGCATGGAGGCCATCCGCACGGCGCCCGAGCGCGCCCGCTCGCGCGTGCAGGAGCTGACGAACGTCTCGGACCGTCTGGGTGAGCTGCAGCACCGCGTCGACGACGTGGTGCGCCGCTCGGTGGAAGCGGTCACCTCGCATCCGACGTTCCGGCAGGAGATGCGCCGCATAGAGCGCACGATCCAGGCGCTCGAGGCGCGTGTCGGACGCCTTCGCAGCAACGGCAGCGTGCCACCGTCGGACGACGCGGTGCCTCCGCCGCCTCCCGACGCCGGCGACCACGCCCGCTGA